The Pseudomonadota bacterium region GACGGCAGTGTATAGTTTAATTCGGCAAAAGCTTTTATCGGCCAGCGCATGCGATTAAACGGATTTAAATCTATTCTTTGCAGATCAAAAAGAGCAATCAAAGGCTTTGGTGTATCCTGGTTTTGAAGAAGAATATGTGTTGCGTTAAAGTCTTTATGGTTGATGCCGCAATCGTGCATTCTTTTCGCATATAAGGCTATTTCACGAAGAATATTTCTTTTTTTGATATGATTTTCTTTACCATGAAGTGTTTCAGACTGATTTAGGATAATATTTTCAAGTTCGATAAAAGGGGTAAAGTCCTGCGTAATAAAAAAAGAATCAACCTTAGAAGAAGAAAACATGCTTCCGGCTGCTACTGGGGCAGCTGTAGCTAAACCGCTTTTACGAAAAAGACAGTAGTTATTAAATTCTTTTAATCCTTCAGGAAAAAAATTTGCTTTCATGAATATACTTTTTACTCTTTGCCCTAAAGTTAATTTCTGCCGGAATTTTTTAATATAAAAATAAATGTTTTTAGTCAGCTTGTCATAGTTATTTATTTTATATTCTTTTGTAAGAGGAAATTGTAGACGGAGAATACTTCTGTCTTTTTTTTGTTCAATCAATTCACTGTTCATATCAGACCAGGCTACATCAAAACTTGTAAAACCAATATCAGATAAAACATCCTGATAGTTTCGGTTGATTATCAGCCTTTCGCCATCATTTTCCGGTTTTTCTATAATTGATATCGGGGTATTGTAATTGCTAATATTCATTTACTGTTTGCCACTATTTTTCTTTGCAATATCTTCAATAAGGTCAGCTACAATCTGGACTCGATTATAAAGATCGGTTTTATCGGCATATGCCAAAGCATTGAGTTTCCAGGCTTCTTTTTTATCTGATGTAAGCATTTCTTTTAGCATATTGTTCATTGTCTTTTGATTAAATTTTGATGAAGGCAGTATCATGCCTGCATCTGCACGTTCAATATGTACGGCGTAACCGCAAGTATCCGTTGCCATGACCGAAACTCCTGCGGTAATGGCTTCAACTATTACATTGCCGGTATTTTCAATGCGCGAAGGCTGTAGAACAAAATCGGCTCCTGCCAGAAATAAAGGGATATCACTTCTTGAGCCTAAAAAACGAACATTATTTTCCACACCCAGTTTTTTCGCCAGTTTGGTGTATGGCTTTTCTTTACCCTTGCCTATAATAAAAAGATAAGTTGATTCCCGCATTAAAGATGGCAGGGAGGCCAATGCTCTTATTGACCGGTCTACTCCCTTGGTATGAAAATGTGATCCTATCATTAAAACAAATATATCTTTTTTATTAAGTCCGAGTTTATTGCGGATATTATTCCGGGTTTCAATGCCAAAAGATGAGCGAATATAATCTTTATCAACACCCGGAGGTGCAATATGGATTCTACTTTCCCCGGTATTATATATGGATTGATAAATCAGCTTTTCCTTTTCGGAAAGAATGATAATTTCGGTTTTTGCGCCCCTGGAAAAAACAGCCTTTTCAAATTCAGAAAACAAGCGGTAGCGGGGTGTGTATCGGGATAAAAATGAGCGTTGTGTTTTTATTCGTGCGGCAAAACAAACATCTGCAGCATAATAAATATCAAGTCCGGGGATCCTGTTAAATCCTATTACAAGATTATAATGTTTTTGCTTAATTAGTTTTAATAGATTAGCTGCATATGAGGCAACCTGGCTGTGGTTGCTTTTCCCCCGGTACGGTACAGAAATAACCGTTGTTCCGTCCGGTTTTTCTCCCTCCCAATTCATTGTATAAATATCAATACTATGCCCTCTAACAAGGCATTCTGTGCTGATTTTAAGAAAGTCTTGTTCAAGACCTCCGAAAGGAAAATAATTAAATAAACAAAAAGCTAATTTCATGCGTTATAATTGGTTGTCCTTAAAAAAAATCCTTGATAAATTACGGGATAGTTTTTATTTAAGCTATAATTGTTGATAACAGCCTGTTTTTCTGTTTAAATTATTAATAAGTGCGTGATTGTATATCAATACTATAATATATACATCAGTGATGTGTATCATAATTTATAACTTTTGGAAATATCCCTATAAATTTGATTTTATAAACCTGATATTTAAGCTATACCGTATTATTTAAAATATTTAATGAAAGAAGATATGATAAAAGATAAAAAAATGCTTTTTACAGGAAAAATATTAAAAAGCATAGTATGTGTTTTTGGTATAATTATTGGGGCTGTTCTGTATTATACGGATACGTCTCACAGGCGGACAACAAAGAGTAATTTAAAGTTTATATATCCTGAATGGGATAATGAAAAAATAAGAAAAGTTTCTAAAAGAGTTTTTCAAAATTTTGGGATTACTATTATTGAAATCATACAAATGTCTTTTTTTAATAAGAGAAATGTTCTTGCAAATATACATATAATAAAAGGTGAGGAGCATTTGCGTAATGCGATTAATGGTGGAAATGGAGTTGTAGTGGTTTCTGCTCACATAGGTAACTGGGAGTCAGCCTCTTTGTATATTCCCTGTTATTTTGGCCATTCTGTGACTTCTGTTGCAAGAAAGATAGATTCTGCGATTATCAATAAATTGGCATTAAAAATGAGAACCCGGTTTGGAAATTTGATAATAGATAAGGAAGGGGCTTTGCCTGAAATGAACCGGACCGTGCGCAGTGGTAATATTCTGGCAATTCTTATAGACCAGAGCACTACAGCTTCCGAGGGAGTTGAAGTTAATTTTTTCGGTAAAAAAGTAACAGCAACTCCAGCTGCGGCAGTTGTCGCTTTAAGGTGTAAAAGTCCGGTGATTCCAGCTTTTTGTATCAGAGATAAAGACAATAAACTGGGAATAATTTTTGAACCCCCGATCCAGATAACAAGAACAAAAAGCTTGCGTGATGATTTGGTAACAAACACACAGTTAATGAATGATGTTGTTGAGAAGATAATAAAAGAATATCCGGATCAATGGCTTTGGTTGCATAAAAGGTGGAAAAAGTTTTATGCCGATTTATACCCTGAATATATGGAAAGACGTAAGCGGAGAATAGAAAAAGTAATGAATAAAAATTCAAACGGGAATTAATCAGGGTAACCGCGTTTAGATTTTATTTAAAATTTAATTTAAGGCAACTGATAAATTTTACCATTTGCGATAAGGATAAGGCGTAAACATGATTGTCGGAATTCCTAAGGAAATAAAAGAAGAAGAGCATAGGGTGGCAATGACTCCCGCCGGTGTCGAATTGATGACGCAAAACGGGCATGATATTTTGATCGAAAAAGGTGCCGGTATCGAAAGCGGTTTTAAAGATTCAGCGTATGAGAAAGCGGGTGCAAGTATTATAACAACACCTGCCGAAATTTTTGACCGGGCTAATATGATAATGCATGTGAAAGAACCCATGCCTTTAGAATATGATCTGATTAAGAAAAATCAGATTATTTTTACTTATCTTCATCTTGCTGCTTTTGAAGAATTGACAAAAGTACTTATCAGTAAAGAATCTGTAAATATTGCATACGAGACCATTCAAAAATCTGACGGATCACTTCCTTTGCTGACCCCGATGAGTGAAGTGGCCGGGAGAATGGCAATCCAGCAAGGTGCCAAATATCTTGAGATGGGAAATGGCGGCCAGGGGGTTCTGCTGGGCGGTGTGCCAGGTGTTGACCCCGGAACAATTCTTATAATCGGTGCTGGCGCTGTTGGAACCAATGCAGCGAAAATGGCCTGTGGTATAGGTGCAAAGGTATATCTTCTCGATAAAGATCTGGATCGTCTGCGTTATCTTAGCGATGTTATGCCAAAAAATTGTTTTCTTATTATGTCTACTCCGGCTGTTATCAGAAAGCTTGTTAAAGAGGCTGATGTAG contains the following coding sequences:
- a CDS encoding lipopolysaccharide kinase InaA family protein; its protein translation is MNISNYNTPISIIEKPENDGERLIINRNYQDVLSDIGFTSFDVAWSDMNSELIEQKKDRSILRLQFPLTKEYKINNYDKLTKNIYFYIKKFRQKLTLGQRVKSIFMKANFFPEGLKEFNNYCLFRKSGLATAAPVAAGSMFSSSKVDSFFITQDFTPFIELENIILNQSETLHGKENHIKKRNILREIALYAKRMHDCGINHKDFNATHILLQNQDTPKPLIALFDLQRIDLNPFNRMRWPIKAFAELNYTLPSSIFTEEDRLFLYLTYKNKKQLSATDRLQYLCIKRKTEKIARHSKKKNLAPKTALFER
- a CDS encoding glycosyltransferase family 4 protein yields the protein MKLAFCLFNYFPFGGLEQDFLKISTECLVRGHSIDIYTMNWEGEKPDGTTVISVPYRGKSNHSQVASYAANLLKLIKQKHYNLVIGFNRIPGLDIYYAADVCFAARIKTQRSFLSRYTPRYRLFSEFEKAVFSRGAKTEIIILSEKEKLIYQSIYNTGESRIHIAPPGVDKDYIRSSFGIETRNNIRNKLGLNKKDIFVLMIGSHFHTKGVDRSIRALASLPSLMRESTYLFIIGKGKEKPYTKLAKKLGVENNVRFLGSRSDIPLFLAGADFVLQPSRIENTGNVIVEAITAGVSVMATDTCGYAVHIERADAGMILPSSKFNQKTMNNMLKEMLTSDKKEAWKLNALAYADKTDLYNRVQIVADLIEDIAKKNSGKQ
- the ald gene encoding alanine dehydrogenase; the encoded protein is MIVGIPKEIKEEEHRVAMTPAGVELMTQNGHDILIEKGAGIESGFKDSAYEKAGASIITTPAEIFDRANMIMHVKEPMPLEYDLIKKNQIIFTYLHLAAFEELTKVLISKESVNIAYETIQKSDGSLPLLTPMSEVAGRMAIQQGAKYLEMGNGGQGVLLGGVPGVDPGTILIIGAGAVGTNAAKMACGIGAKVYLLDKDLDRLRYLSDVMPKNCFLIMSTPAVIRKLVKEADVVIGAVLIPGAKAPRLVTKEMLKSMKKGSVMVDVAIDQGGCFETSKPTTHKNPTYIVDGVVHYCVSNMPGVVPKTSTLALTNATLPYAIKIANKGWKKAFKENTEIRSGANIVCGKITCKGVAEAFGMEYSKL